One genomic segment of Schistosoma haematobium chromosome 6, whole genome shotgun sequence includes these proteins:
- a CDS encoding hypothetical protein (EggNog:ENOG410IIP1~COG:S): protein MRAIIEELEHVTHPGSGGGIAASLISNSIDSNNPIPSNQQQSATTTNITNNLSIDENVGLIIARLSLWERRRHEEELLDSWNEWWIQKNGPKLQEIIYNVPELLEAYQFLWLADPFLGISDCLTIYNNNNNHNLIANSLNSTNHSRNLSLFDLEIGLCSVPQASLVLNVCMSNLLATPKERNQIVAVLNNNNGNNVNCNLNVGADSSTDCISSSTRRSRNLLSNISTLPVIDYDVWERRLSSRVDSWYRSFWEKGKGVVEWATRRLGLSKGFFDACGYKLNPLASKRFHELSIYQQVVIICALCESTMRTFENLRLSLDKSADWEASNPVYLGTDFFSKYTYIHLPNSIGIDPATSLRIYRISYIKYQPVEMNYEKSFKMTMNHNHLDMNNKTEILNDFLKFQNVTDLNQSSNLKRRRSCTKSKQQIQLYDELNKHNNFLLDNGLSIPGSVQRLPNWIHPSLARDVYRRWYRVTEHVDSIPNSIVNSSAIDLTTDQESEEYGKAKKRRLSERTVNNTNTSTTTTTNNNNAVVNKANTPNNRKRKPPSYNDSNNNNNTVKENVPFGDFQDIDNQIISEFIKNDHCLNPSPYASFNGPTRQFLSLQLSRTAVGGLRFCSKYSSRRNKSIVHTNDDDDDDGDDDDDTESHSADQNPNDIRSPSVSHYESDDYVEDGDNISRTVGTTDSVAEVDEKLVSRDKCIDESFIPRRRSTRLSELSKNTTPVDCSINSNGTSSSVRSVIFVVFCYIYLVPLFWIL from the exons ATGCGCGCTATCATTGAAGAGCTGGAACATGTTACACATCCTGGTTCTGGTGGGGGTATCGCAGCATCATTAATTTCAAATAGTATAGATTCAAATAATCCTATACCATCCAACCAACAACAAtcagctactactactaatattactaataatttaAGTATAGATGAAAATGTCGGTTTAATTATAGCTAGATTAAGTTTATGGGAGCGTAGACGACATGAAGAAGAATTGTTAGATTCATGGAATGAATGGTGGATTCAGAAAAATGGACCTAAATTGCAAGAAATTATATACAATGTACCAGAA ttATTAGAAGCTTATCAATTCTTGTGGCTAGCTGATCCTTTTTTGGGTATTAGTGATTGTTTgacaatttataataataacaacaatcatAATCTCATTGCCAATTCATTGAACAGTACAAATCATTCAcgtaatttatcattattcgaCTTAGAAATTGGACTATGTTCAGTTCCACAAGCTAGTCTAGTTTTAAATGTTTGTATGTCTAATCTATTAGCTACGCCAAAAGAAAGAAATCAAATTGTCGctgtattaaataataataatggtaacaaTGTTAATTGTAATCTTAATGTTGGAGCAGATTCTAGCACAGATTGTATTTCTTCTTCAACAAGACGATCTCGTAATcttctatcaaatatatctacaTTACCTGTAATTGATTATGATGTATGGGAACGTCGATTATCTAGTCGTGTTGATTCATGGTATCGTTCATTTTGGGAAAAAGGCAAAGGTGTTGTTGAATGG GCTACACGTCGTTTAGGTTTATCAAAAGGATTTTTTGATGCATGTGGCTATAAGTTGAATCCGTTAGCCAGTAAACGCTTTCATGAATTATCAATATATCAGCAAGTTGTAATAATCTGTGCACTTTGTGAATCGACAATG AGAACATTTGAAAATCTTCGTTTATCTTTAGATAAATCAGCTGATTGGGAAGCATCAAATCCAGTTTATTTAGGTACTGATTTCTTTTCAAAATATACTTATATACATTTACCTAATTCAATTGGAATTGATCCAGCCACTTCATTAAGAATCTATCGAATCTCTtatataaaatatcaaccaGTTGAAATGAATTATGAAAAATCTTTCAAAATGACAATGAATCATAATCATCttgatatgaataataaaactgaaatattaAATGATTTTCTAAAATTCCAAAATGTAACCGACCTAAATCAATCGTCTAATTTGAAACGTCGTCGTAGTTGTACAAAATCTAAACAACAAATTCAATTGtatgatgaattaaataaacataataattttCTTCTAGATAATGGTTTATCAATTCCTGGTTCAGTTCAACGTTTACCTAATTGGATTCATCCATCATTAGCACGTGATGTATATCGTAGATGGTATCGTGTTACTGAACATGTTGATTCTATTCCTAATTCTATTGTTAATTCTTCTGCAATTGATTTAACTACTGATCAAGAGTCTGAAGAATATGGGAAAGCAAAAAAGAGGCGCTTATCAGAAAGAACtgttaataatactaatactagtactactactactactaataataataatgctgtTGTAAATAAAGCAAACACACCAAATAATAGGAAACGTAAACCCCCTTCTtacaatgatagtaataataataataatactgttaaAGAGAATGTACCATTTGGAGATTTTCAAGATATTGATAATCAAATTATTTCAGAGTTTATTAAAAATGATCATTGTTTAAATCCATCACCTTATGCATCATTTAATGGTCCAACACGTCAATTTTTATCTTTACAATTAAGTCGTACTG cCGTTGGTGGCTTACGTTTTTGTTCAAAGTACAGTTCTCGTCGAAATAAAAGTATTGTACATACaaatgatgacgatgatgatgatggtgatgatgatgacgatacTGAGTCACATTCAGCTGATCAAAACCCAAATGATATTCGTTCACCTTCAGTCAGCCACTATGAATCAGATGATTATGTAGAAGATGGTGATAATATCAGTCGAACTGTTGGAACTACAGACAGCGTTGCAGAAGTAGATGAAAAGTTGGTTTCCCGTGATAAATGTATAGATGAATCTTTTATTCCAAGACGTAGATCAACTAGATTAAGTGAGTTGTCCAAGAACACAACACCTGTAGATTGTTCTATTAACTCCAATGGAACGTCTTCATCGGTAAGATCTGtaatatttgttgttttttgttatatttatttagTTCCTCTTTTTTGGATATTGTGA